The Stomoxys calcitrans chromosome 3, idStoCalc2.1, whole genome shotgun sequence genome includes a region encoding these proteins:
- the LOC131996249 gene encoding uncharacterized protein LOC131996249, whose product MSSTMSSTMSSTMSSTMSSTMSSTMSSTMSSTMSSTMSSTMSSTMSSTMSSTMSSTMSSTMSSTMSSTMSSTMSSTMSSTMSSTMSSTMSSTMSSTMSSTMSSTMSSTMSSTMSSTMSSTMSSTMSSTMSSTMSSTMSSTMSSTMSSTMSSTMSSTMSSTMSSTMSSTMSSTMSSTMSSTMSSTMSSTMSSTMSSTMSSTMSSTMSSTMSSTMSSTMSSTMSSTMSSTMSSTMSSTMSSTMSSTMSSTMSSTMSSTMSSTMSSTMSSTMSSTMSSTMSSTMSSTMSSTMSSTMSSTMSSTMSSTMSSTMSSTMSSTMSSTMSSTMSSTMSSTMSSTMSSTMSSTMSSTMSSTMSSTMSSTMSSTMSSTMSSTMSSTMSSTMSSTMSSTMSSTMSSTGFSWYLRNQLVFLRFLHSGS is encoded by the coding sequence ATGTCTTCGACCATGTCTTCGACCATGTCTTCGACCATGTCTTCGACCATGTCTTCGACCATGTCTTCGACCATGTCTTCGACCATGTCTTCGACCATGTCTTCGACCATGTCTTCGACCATGTCTTCGACCATGTCTTCGACCATGTCTTCGACCATGTCTTCGACCATGTCTTCGACCATGTCTTCGACCATGTCTTCGACCATGTCTTCGACCATGTCTTCGACCATGTCTTCGACCATGTCTTCGACCATGTCTTCGACCATGTCTTCGACCATGTCTTCGACCATGTCTTCGACCATGTCTTCGACCATGTCTTCGACCATGTCTTCGACCATGTCTTCGACCATGTCTTCGACCATGTCTTCGACCATGTCTTCGACCATGTCTTCGACCATGTCTTCGACCATGTCTTCGACCATGTCTTCGACCATGTCTTCGACCATGTCTTCGACCATGTCTTCGACCATGTCTTCGACCATGTCTTCGACCATGTCTTCGACCATGTCTTCGACCATGTCTTCGACCATGTCTTCGACCATGTCTTCGACCATGTCTTCGACCATGTCTTCGACCATGTCTTCGACCATGTCTTCGACCATGTCTTCGACCATGTCTTCGACCATGTCTTCGACCATGTCTTCGACCATGTCTTCGACCATGTCTTCGACCATGTCTTCGACCATGTCTTCGACCATGTCTTCGACCATGTCTTCGACCATGTCTTCGACCATGTCTTCGACCATGTCTTCGACCATGTCTTCGACCATGTCTTCGACCATGTCTTCGACCATGTCTTCGACCATGTCTTCGACCATGTCTTCGACCATGTCTTCGACCATGTCTTCGACCATGTCTTCGACCATGTCTTCGACCATGTCTTCGACCATGTCTTCGACCATGTCTTCGACCATGTCTTCGACCATGTCTTCGACCATGTCTTCGACCATGTCTTCGACCATGTCTTCGACCATGTCTTCGACCATGTCTTCGACCATGTCTTCGACCATGTCTTCGACCATGTCTTCGACCATGTCTTCGACCATGTCTTCGACCATGTCTTCGACCATGTCTTCGACCATGTCTTCGACCATGTCTTCGACCATGTCTTCGACCATGTCTTCGACCATGTCTTCGACCATGTCTTCGACCATGTCTTCGACCATGTCTTCGACCATGTCTTCGACCGGATTCAGTTGGTATTTGCGGAATCAGTTGGTATTTTTGAGATTCCTGCATAGTGGATCATAA